The genomic segment CTGCAGCGTACTGAAGACATATAAGCTTAAGTCTCTCCATTTTCTGCATTTGGCAAATTTATGAATGATCAGAATAAGCCCTAGATTTACTCGATAATAAGCTGTCATTGTTTTCGTAGATTCGGGTATTTCgaagaaaaaaaatcagaatattaAGTCAGATAGAACTTTACCTTGAGAAGTTCGGGAAGAAGCAGCATACATTCTCTTAGacacttctcaagaaatatatCATGATACTGGAGAACCTGTTCAACCAAATTATCCATTCCCAGTGTGAATTGCGATGAAATAAAACGTGCCTATTGACAGGAACCGCACCAATCAAGGCTTGGTTTAGTGGACTTTGGATAGGATGGTATCGCATAAGCTCGATATATCCCCCACTATTCACACTCTGAAGGAGGAGGATTGCTCTTTTTCCTATGTCCCCGGAAAAAGTTTCGAGGGGCCAAGCTGTTGAAAATAAGCTAGGTTTTACTTGCTATGGGTTGCAAACAGGTAATGCTGTTCAAATAATCTAACAAAACATGAGAATTCCCCCCACCCCAAACTCCATGAAAACAGAAACCCTGTGTAATATAAATcccatatataaaaataatttttaataaaacttTTTAGACAATTGATTGTACAAAACATGATTTATGGCCTATGGGTTTTTAGATCATTTGGACCACTAGATACTCGGAATCACCTTCAGCATTCAATTATATGTTACTAGACTTTTCATCAAATATTGCATTTTTAGTCACTCGTATAAACATTTGTAAAGTGCATGGCTTCTAGGATGCACTATGTTTCGAGAATTCTTAAACTTGGGTTTTCGCATCCCTCCATTCAGAAATTTCAGCTGCCTATTTCTATACGATAGAATCACGGAACACAAGCTTAGCATAGTTTGTAACAAAAGAGAGAAATGGGATTGTGATGGCAGCAACCTTAATGAGCATCAAagttatcaataatgaatttcTACCTCATCTATACTCTTCGCTGATTGCAGCCTGTTGTTCATCACATGCCAATTGGGTTCAAGAACCTAAAGAAAAAAACACCTATATTAAACAGTGGAAAAATCCAACTACAATTTATGACCATCTTTCAGATGAAGTAGAAGATGAATCACAGGAACCAGGCTATCGATCATCAAAGAAACACATTTGCTTTAGTACTAGACGTGAGATACAGAATGATAAAAATATGACACAGAAGTCAGAAAACACCGTATGTTCCACAAAGCAACAGAAAATAACAAGTTACCAAGAATCAAGCATAGCATTTTACCTCAAATGTTAGGTAATGAAGAAGACTATTGATAAACTTAAGCATGCTTCTACAGAGAAGGGAAGAACGAGAGATAGCAGTTCCCTTTAAATTAGCAGTACGAACTCCCTGCAAAATGAAGTCATCTTACTAAAAAAAGACGCGAGCCAATTATCTAGCATAAAATTTGAAAGCATAGTCAAGATTTCAAAGACTTACTTGGTGCATTTGCCAGGCCCCACAAAGCTGGCGGCTGACATGTTTACAATGAAACAGAAAACGAAATATTAACTGATACTTGGTCAGGGCTTTTCTCGAGATAACAAGGGAGAGTGGCCATTGTACCTGAGCACATTATCAGAAAAAAATAGGACAGACTCAAGAATTGGTGAAAAGCTGAATGCCATTACATACAAATCAAACAGAAATCTAATAATAATGACTGGTTTTAAAGGTATCATGTGCATTCCAAGGAAACGACTACATCGGTGGGATTTTGAGGACACAAAACTAAGAAATAAACTTTGGTAGTCAAAAAAGTCGATACATTGTTGTTTAGAAGATGGAAAATCATTCTATGATTTTCTCTTCTTTACCTACTAGGGGGAAAAGGGGGTGAGGATGGTCAATTAGAAGGTGTTTGGTATAAAAAGTGGAATGAAATGGACAGAGGATGCATAAAAGGGTAGTGGTATTTttaagtattaatattattgatcGTTGGGTATTAACTAGAAAGAGGGGTAAGGGTATGAGAATGGTGAGAGAGGAAATGAGGAGGATGAGTTTGCTTGTTTATTTGTTCCCTCCCATGGCATTGTTGTATCAAAGTAAAGCAGTCACTTTTAGGCTTTAGCAAAGTAAATATAACATTACACACAACCAAAACAAACATTAGGTAatggatttttttatttgattccaTTTCCAACCCTTCAAAGAAATCTATCAAACACCCACTAAGTGTATGGATGACCGAGACAAAATATTATCCATAGGAAATGAGTTGCAAACAGGAATGCATGAAGCTTTTTCACATCCTCATTCATGTACAAATTAAAAGATTGAATTGGTTGTTATTCAACCATAATTGTCCTAGTAAAAGACTAAAAGCTAGAATGTGTTCCTCTTTTTCTCATTGTTTTTTCCCAAGTTACCTCACCATAAAAGAAGCAATGAACTATAATTCTGTTGTCGTAAAACATGGGATTAGTGTTACCCAAATTCTCCTTGGAGAGGACTACACAATGTAGTTCTTAGaaaccaaaaacgcttacaaggGTAAAACTATGGTTGTTATGAGCAAGTTTGAAGCCTGAAAATTTTTGGTACCCTAAGAGGACAACCATGTGATAACGCAAACATGAACTGCACGAATTTCATGATGGAAAATTCAGATCAATTTTGGCTCAAACCTATAAATGGTTTACATGACTAAAATTAATCTGATTAGATATGGCTAATTGAAAACAGGTTTATATgtgtgcatttttttttttcatttactcAAACACACGTGCAATTCACACACTCAAATGCAAGAAGAGAACACTAAATTACTCATATAAAGTATTTGTTATTAATCAAACGGGACAACTTATTCCAAAAGACTAGCCAATTAGGTGAGAAAACCCATTTGATGTGTAAACCTCTTCGTTGCTTACACAACCAATGCGGGACAAGCCCAATAACTTGCAATGGGCTCAAATCCATTATGACCTAGGATAACCATGGCAGTGAAATAGCCAAAAGATGCATATGACAAAGCAGAAAGAGGTAGTACTAAATGTAATATGAGAAAACGTAATTACAAGCTATTCAAGAGGGTTGTACTCTCCCAAAGAGTCGaaattcaattataacaattctCTGTTACCCTTTTATTCCCCCATTAAGCTTACAGAACCACATGCCTCGCCCCAAAATGGACCAGACTGCCAAAACCCTGCCCATGGCTTGCCAATGGCCTTATCCTTGGCCTTTCACAGCTCATAGACTATAAATTGCATATGTAATTTGGTGTAATCTTACTATTTCAGGGCCAAGGCAATGGATATTGGATATTGGTCTAAAGATATTTAAAACTCTCAACTTTCAGGCAGAGTAATAACAGAATATGCTAGCACATAAGATCTATGGAACTATAGCTTCAACCAACAAATACATCAAGCATGTGGAACAAGCAAGAATCTCATACTTGTCTAGTTCACTAAGCAGAAgtataatgaacaaagaagactAGTCAAAACACACAAACTTATTACCTTGTAACTCAAGGAAAATGTCTCCAGGCCAGTAATGCTTCCTGGTTCCTCAAGATCATTATCAGATATAGCTTTGCTAATTTCAAGATCTTTGAGCATGCTCAACCTTTTAAGCAAAGTACATTTTTCCTGAAGTACAGAAGTACCATACCAAAATGTAATCAAATCAACTTATAGCATTTCTATGAAGTTATTCAAGCAATAGGTAAGTAAAAGCTTACAACACAACATGTCAAATCTTCATGACAAGGatctgctgctgctgctgtggATCGCAAAGCTAAGTCCAAAAGTGACTATATGACAAAAAGTACTTTCAGACGTATGTTTTTGTCTTAAAACACAACTCCGTAACATAAGGAAATAGAACAGAAAGGGCAAAGTACACAGCCAGGCAGTAGAAATGCAAAAGAAATATATGATAGAAAAGAAAAGTTCAAGCAACCTGCAGTTTCTCTACAGAGATTTCCTCCATTTTTTTGTTCAGCTCCTCTCGAGCTATATCCATAAAGTGTACAAGAAAATCGCCCTGCAAAGTTTTCATAATTCCACAGAGATAAAACGTTTTCAAACAGGGAGATAATTGTGACGACTTCAGAGCCAGCAAAGCAAATGATAGTATACCAGAGGCGTAAGGCTAAATGAGCTGTAAGGGGCATAACTGAATTTTGTTATAGGAAAAGGAAATCTtctagaaatggaatctttttGTAACCAACTTTTAGCAGCAAGCTTTTAGGCTTTGTTTAGCTATATATATCATGATGTAATAATTGGTTTGGGGCATCAAAAAATTAATACCAAATCATTCCTTTTCCTCTACTTCCCCATCCTTTTCTGTACTCTTCTTCTCTTTACTTTCTGCCTCTTCCCTTTTCTCCCTTCTGTATTACTCATTCTCACCTATATTTCTGTACTTCTGCTGCTGAATATCAGGGTTCACCACAATAATCCACcatagaaaaattttaaacaaagcAAAAAGGCAACACACATACTCAAGTTTTCCACCCTTGAAAAAATAAGGGCATTAATGTATAAATCAAAGGTATGCCACCAGGGTGTTCCTGGAATTCAAATGTAGGGCAAGGTAACATCTGATTTCTTAAGTGAAACCCCACTTGCCAACAAACccattctctctctctctctctcaacgGGAACAACGAAATGGGGATTGGGGTGCCATAAGTATCGGGTTTCTTTTGCCACCGATTCTTACCTATTTGATACAATTAAACAAATTGATTGATTGAAAAACCAATTAATCAGGGAACAGCTGGATAAAAGTTCCAACACTAGCAGTTAGCATAAATCACATCTCTGCGCCTCCCCAGCAAAACAATTGAATTGAATCCCTATTCTGTGGGGTTTGGCAGCTAAACTATTGATGTCAGAAGTTCAGTGAAAATAAGCAGTTGCGTATTGATTAGCAAGGTTATGCTTAGTCAGACGTCAGTCCTCAACATGAGATTCTTGAGTAAGATCCCTGAGTTTGACAGAGCATATGATGCATTGCCATCAACCTGACAAGTTACAACTATTTATAGGACCAGAACAGAAGATAATGATTTTAAAGACACCAAAAAGGACCATATGATTCATGATATAGAAGCATAACTGTCAACTgccaaataacaaaataaagagCTTACTGGCAAAAGAACACAGAAACAGCAGCCAGCAGGATTGTTAAGAACTTTAGAGAGACGTACACATACTAAACTAAGAGTTAAATAAAACAACTTGCACCAACAGAATTTCATATCAAATGAGTAGGAAGATCTAAGAATACCTGGTCAAGTAGAAGATAGTGCTTTATCGATCGCAGTTTTCCCATCAGATCGTACTGCAAGCACAAAGGCAGACAGAATCATTGAGAAACTAGAAACTCCGACACAACACATTTACATCACTGCCACAACTTGGAAAGTTTTATATGAACTCATACAGACTCTCTTTCCctctccctctctctctctctcacacacacacacaacacaaaCAAGAGGGGGATAAATAATTCAAGTGACTAAAATGCACCTTCTCTCTGATGAGATTCAACAGCTCACCGCTGGCAAAATCATATGCAGATTTTATACATTCAAGATAGTGATGGTTTGAACCAAAATTCCGCAATTTAGAATTTTCTGACACTCGAACCTACAAATCACATTACTTGTCAAAGGCAGTATTTTGTTATATCATACATCTTGAGTTAAACAtacaaagaagaaaaaagaaccTGAACATTATGGCCACATTCCCTCATGACATTCAGATATTTCCCTGTTGTCAAAATTGTCCCAGCAACATCAGAAAGGAAGCTAGGAATGCTACTTTTGAGGCTATACCGTTGTCGCCAATACTTTGCATCATAATCCATGGTGAGACTTTCCTGAAGCAAGGGGAGAGTAAATGACAAGAAAATGTGAAAAGCAATGCATTACTAACACTATCTGACCATCTCTGGGATAAGCATACCTTTTGCAGAGATTTGTTTTCTGCTATGAAGAATTCACCATAAGGATCATCGATCACACCTTCATAAACCCACCTAAAGGAAATCTTCCAGTGACGTAAGAGTTTGAGCTAGGATAACCAATTATATATCATAATACTTAGATTTCACATAGTGGTGGGACATTCAGTCACAAAAATCCGAGAAATAAGCTTCAAATATACTGTGTATAGTTATCAGGAATCCAAATAATCATGATGGCCAACGTGAACACTTAAAAGTCAATTTTTATTCTTAGCAAATCAATTCCTGAAAAGGGAGAAGTTGATCAGTACCAAATGTAAAAAATAGTGTCATAGCAATAGAGCAGACACGTAAAATTATGATGTTTCCCCAATCCTAAAGGTCAAGAGGCATGATTAGAATGCCCCTTCATCTGTACAGGTTGCAGAATGTGGAgacatagtgtaaaaatatgGTTGCGGTCATGGTCACTGTAACTGTTGCAAAACGGATTTTGCAATCAATGTGGCCTATAATTCGGCTGTTATgaactcaaaaacctttacgatACGATGATGTGGTCTTGTTTTTGCACCATGTGTGGAGATGCTTTTTAGCTTTTAACATGTGAAAGTCTCACCTTTCCAGAATCTCGAGATATGCTGAGCTTGTACATTGGGCCATCTTTTCTAGCAATGATCTTACCACATGATCACCAGCCATGGCTTTGGCCTGCAAACGGAAAACTGAATATGAACACAATCATAGTTTTATGATAGGTTAAAGGCAAAGTAAGATCAAAATCAGTCACATGTGGGAAAAAATAACACTACTCCATGATCGCTCTTAAAATTTGTTGTTGATCTTAAAGTCTAACCTGGCTTTGCAAAAGGTTGAGAACATCTACACCTGCATAATCATTTGATGAAGCTTTCTGGATCACAGATGACAAAGCCTTGATCGATCCCATCATTGGCTACAAGAACATAAACAGGATAGGAATTATAGTACCACAAATGCTACAAAGCTCCTTCATATTTAATCTTATAAAAGTTTCTCAAAGGTCCATTTTATAGAAAGTTCAACCTGACAATAAAACCACAATCCCTGCAATGAAAGCCTACCGAGGCGAAATTGATGCTCAAGTTGAGCCACCATGGCCTGATAATCCTGATCAACAATTCAAAAGTGGAAGGTAAACCTTTATGATCAAGAATTTTTTTTCACAGTAATTATATATCTTATCAAAGCCTGTAAAGTGTATTAAGGATAAGAATAAGAACAATCGAGTTTAGGACGAGAAAATCAAGGATCGATGGAGAGTATtttgatgaagaacaaggatATGTGTAAGGGACACAACAACTCCCTTAGATGAAAATAGAGAATCTATgagaaaaatacaaaaaaaatgagGTGGATAGGGCTTTGaagaaaatgaataatgaaagcGATTGGGCCAGATGGTATACCTATTGAGGTATGGAAATGCCTAAGGACGACAGGATTGACTTAGCTATTTGATCTACTGAACAAGATTTGGAGGACAAACAAGATGTCCAATGACTGAAAAAGTACTCTAGAGCCCATTTctaaaaacaaaggaaaagtcCAAGATTGCTTCAACTATCAGTAACTAAAATACATAAGCCATACTATGAAGttatgggaaagagtgataaAGATACGTATGAGGAGATATACATCCATATCACAGctataatttgaatttatgtCAGGGAGGTTTAGATTGGAGGCAATTCATCTTATGAGACATATGAGAGCTACTATAGggctagaaaaaaaatatttgcataTGGTTTTTATTAACTTAGAAAATGCATACGACAAGCTAGCAAGAGAAGTACTTTGGTGGACAATGACAAAGAAGGATATTCCCAAGATATACATTACTATAGAGCAAGATATGTGTCGAGAAGTAAAGATACAAGTTAGAACATGTGGAGGGACAGTGGAGGATTCTCCATTCACAATTGGCCTTCATCAAGGCCTGACCCTAAGCCCCTTTCTTTTTTCAGCCCTTAATGAGATAACTCGATCAATACATAAAGCATGCCTTGGTGCATGTTGTTAATGATGACATTGTTTTGGTATATGAGATAAGGAAAAGGGTAAGTGCTAAGTAAAACAAATGGGAGCACTAGAAATCCTAACTTACTAAGGGGTGTGGGGGAATCAAAATCAAGAGTGTTGTACTAAACTAAAGAGAGAGGCTAGAAAAAGGGGATAAAAGAATAAGTGaaacaaatacataaaaaaaaaagaataagggGACAAGCAATTCTTCTCGCTTCTTAATTTACCAGAACTAAGCGGCCTCTCAAAAAGCATGTagacaaaaaatcaaatgacacatttttttcttcttttttattgAGAGGTAGGGGTGGGGGTGTAATTGCATGTCAATTAAATCAGTAGAGAAAAGTTGAAGGCCCATAGATCATACACCTACCAGAAGAAGTGCTCTAAGTGCAGCTGCAAAGGCGTGATTAACCAGCCCCTTCTTGAACTGTGATCTTGACTCAACGAACTGATCAATTAATAGATAACTTTCGCACAATGGAAATATGCGCTTCGCCAACTCCTGCAACACTTACCGTTATCTTCGTAGGGctcaataattaatattctaGAATTTCTTAAAGTCCAATCACAAATCAggaaatgaaattaattttcaggTGAGAATGGCCTCTACTCAAAAACCTAAAGGAATTGGTTATATACTAATAAGGCATACAATTGGTAACAAAATCAAAGAGACATTGAAGCAACCAATGACATGCAATTTATCTAAGCTAACCAGCACAAAATGCAAATACATCACAAAAAACCACATTGCTCGACATAGAATTAGAAAAGTATTGGTAGGAAAAACAAAACTCACTTGGAGAGCCAAGTCCATAGATGCATCAACTTGGAAGGTAAATTCGCTGTCCTTGCCGCAGATTCTTCTAATAGAAGTGTAGCGCCCTTCAATTCCAACCATAGCAGAAAGAAGATCGTCGATAACAATGAGTTCCTACACCATACCAAGTAAAAGATAAAATCAAGAAAGCCCAAATAGTAATCATGCTTAATCAGGGTGAAAGGTAAGTACTAATGTCGCATTATTTTAGTTCCTACTTCGTACTAAAGTGTGTAACATCAAAAGCAGATCAATACCCTCCCCCACGTCAAAACAGATTTCATCATGTCAGTAATAGCAGTATAGCACAatatatttatagtaaaaaaaGTCTTTTCACTTTAAACTTCCCCAATTTAGTAGTCCATCAACCTTTTCATAGCGGTATCTTggaaattaattaagttttgaACCTTGTTGGAAGCAATCATGCAGACATTACAGTGGAATTACATGCAAAAGACTCCAATTAATCCTCCAAGTAAAGCTTTCAATGAAATATATATACTTTCTGCAATGTGAAATTATTGGGCAATTACCACATATAAAATATCTAATTATATAGATAATAAGTGTAATAATTTAGTAAATCCTAATTACTTGCTAGAGAATAATTAGGAGAATCGTTCTAACCAATTgaataaatacataattattaTTCTAAAATATCACACCTAAAACTAAGACAAAAACATTTGGAGTATTTTATACTCTAAGATGGAGCATACTAGTCCGTCCCATTCATTTTGTATCATTTTAGATTACAATGTGAGAGTTTTTACTCCTAAGGGATGCAAAATGAGTGGGTCAGAGAAGTATTAATATATGTTCATGGATAACCTTCATTATGTAAACATAATCATCTACGTAATGGAAAGGGGTTATGGAACCTAAAGCGCATATTACATTTGATATAATTCATCAATTATTGATGAATGTTGTATCTTAGCACAAATAAATATAAGATGGGCTAAAAggtttttctcattttttttatgtaaacaaTGTTTAACACTAACTGTGATGACttaacaataattttaattaggGAGTTctgaaaatgtaaaaaaaatatttcagtaGGTTAGAGTATTCTCTTTAATGGTGAATGAGAagttgtaacacccgaatttcctcccgtcctttacagttttggtttcgtacaaggggtcgatggatcattccgccgtgatatagttttgataggccgttgatgcctttaccttattagattctaaataacctttatttttctacaaaggcgcacagttttaggACAGATGCTGCCGAGATTTCCActaacattttattattattttatttattttaatttaatgtaacacccgaatttcctcccgtcgttttcggttttggtttcgtacaaggggtcgaaaattcaggggtgttacagaagTGACAACACTTTTCACTTGTATCACTCATTAGAAACAAATTGTGATTTCCCTTCTTGTATTCCTCCTTAATATATCATCATAAATAGCCCCTTAGAGTGATGAAGAGTTCCATTTCTACCGTATTAGCTCTTATCATGGCCAGTGGACGGAATAAAAGAGCAATAACTAAGGCTCTTGCAGAAGTACCTAGAATTACACATCTATTGATCAAAGATATGATGATATTCTCAATTACAATTCGTTCTATTATATTGTTTGATATCCTAGAGATTATCTAAATTTCGGTAATAGCACCCAATATATTACTACACAATTAACCAAACAAGCTACTACCTTTCATTTAAGAATAACTTCCTAGTTCTTACcgcaagcatatgactactaaaAGTGAATACTCTTACATCCATACTAAGATTCACTCCTTATAAAGACTTTTTCACTGGAGAAATCCTCTAAGACTTAACTCTTGTTTAACATCTTTGAAGAGCTTGTCTAGAAGTATATAAGGCTCAATGCTAAATCACTTAACCATAGGCGCGCACACTTTCGCGCAACTAAACTAAACTATTATCTATTCTTAGTAAATGtacaaattctcaaattattttcaaaaacatTAGGCAGGTATTATCAATGTCTCTTTTCTAGAATAACAACGAATTTCAAGATAATTAATTTACTATAATACCTGAACAGACGCATGATAATATCCAATAACTTTCTCCACTTCTGAACTGCTTAAGATCCATACATTAGAAAGATTATATCAACtaatcaattaaattatacatatGAATCTTTAAAAGCAACcataaatgtaaaaaaatacTCTAAACAATTCAATATATCAAATATCAAACTTAAAACTCCAAATTAAGTAGAACCTGAAGGAATCGATGGAGAAACCATTGATTTCTGAATTAAGAGATGAATCCTTAACCTCCTAGGGTTTCCGAAccaaaaaataatagttatggCACAAAATGAcgaaaaggaaataaaaatgGGGCAAAATTATAGAAATTAGGGTAAACCTGATGAAATCGACCAGTTAAGAAAGGTCTTTCAAAATTCCACCGTAGTGTAGTTGGTGCAGTTGATGAAGGAATCGAGTCCATTTTAATGGATAATTTCTCTCTCCTCGAATTATTCTTCGCAGTTTCTCTCTGTAAAAAAGTACGACAAGAGTGAGCTCTGGCCAGTGAGACCGAGTGTTGAAGAAGaaggttttttgttttttgatttcgGAATAATCAAATTCTTGAACCCGCCATTTCTATTATTGAGTGTTGATGAAGACTTTTTTATACTTCAATTTAAGGAAAACCTTTACATCCAAAATTATTAGGGGGAAActgcaaaaaataaattaactattGTTGGATTGGTTAAACACTAAAACTCACTGCtgaaaatattacaaataaagTTGTGAGtttctttaaaataaacaatatataaatttattttcagcggATTAAGTAAATGTTAatttattattgacaatttcaccaaattatttttatgtatcaATACGATTAAATTGATGGATTTTGGGTTAGCTTATATATTTTTAGGTTGGGTCATTTAGTGGTTGTGTTGCTTTCAATTTTTGCAAGTTTGTGTTAATTCAAAAGAGAGTAAATGTAAAATCTTGTTAGATCATCTTAAGCTATTGAatttattata from the Amaranthus tricolor cultivar Red isolate AtriRed21 chromosome 12, ASM2621246v1, whole genome shotgun sequence genome contains:
- the LOC130797034 gene encoding gamma-tubulin complex component 2 isoform X1, producing the protein MDSIPSSTAPTTLRWNFERPFLTGRFHQEVKDSSLNSEINGFSIDSFSSSEVEKVIGYYHASVQELIVIDDLLSAMVGIEGRYTSIRRICGKDSEFTFQVDASMDLALQELAKRIFPLCESYLLIDQFVESRSQFKKGLVNHAFAAALRALLLDYQAMVAQLEHQFRLGRLSLQGLWFYCQPMMGSIKALSSVIQKASSNDYAGVDVLNLLQSQAKAMAGDHVVRSLLEKMAQCTSSAYLEILERWVYEGVIDDPYGEFFIAENKSLQKESLTMDYDAKYWRQRYSLKSSIPSFLSDVAGTILTTGKYLNVMRECGHNVQVRVSENSKLRNFGSNHHYLECIKSAYDFASGELLNLIREKYDLMGKLRSIKHYLLLDQGDFLVHFMDIAREELNKKMEEISVEKLQSLLDLALRSTAAAADPCHEDLTCCVEKCTLLKRLSMLKDLEISKAISDNDLEEPGSITGLETFSLSYKVQWPLSLVISRKALTKYQLIFRFLFHCKHVSRQLCGAWQMHQGVRTANLKGTAISRSSLLCRSMLKFINSLLHYLTFEVLEPNWHVMNNRLQSAKSIDEVLQYHDIFLEKCLRECMLLLPELLKKMERLKLICLQYAAATQWLVSSSIEIAEPSELGKESKFRTSSKALKFTENANVTESVLKFEKEFNAELQSLGPILSSHSQAEPYLTHLAQWILGVGNEQ
- the LOC130797034 gene encoding gamma-tubulin complex component 2 isoform X2 translates to MDSIPSSTAPTTLRWNFERPFLTGRFHQEVKDSSLNSEINGFSIDSFSSEVEKVIGYYHASVQELIVIDDLLSAMVGIEGRYTSIRRICGKDSEFTFQVDASMDLALQELAKRIFPLCESYLLIDQFVESRSQFKKGLVNHAFAAALRALLLDYQAMVAQLEHQFRLGRLSLQGLWFYCQPMMGSIKALSSVIQKASSNDYAGVDVLNLLQSQAKAMAGDHVVRSLLEKMAQCTSSAYLEILERWVYEGVIDDPYGEFFIAENKSLQKESLTMDYDAKYWRQRYSLKSSIPSFLSDVAGTILTTGKYLNVMRECGHNVQVRVSENSKLRNFGSNHHYLECIKSAYDFASGELLNLIREKYDLMGKLRSIKHYLLLDQGDFLVHFMDIAREELNKKMEEISVEKLQSLLDLALRSTAAAADPCHEDLTCCVEKCTLLKRLSMLKDLEISKAISDNDLEEPGSITGLETFSLSYKVQWPLSLVISRKALTKYQLIFRFLFHCKHVSRQLCGAWQMHQGVRTANLKGTAISRSSLLCRSMLKFINSLLHYLTFEVLEPNWHVMNNRLQSAKSIDEVLQYHDIFLEKCLRECMLLLPELLKKMERLKLICLQYAAATQWLVSSSIEIAEPSELGKESKFRTSSKALKFTENANVTESVLKFEKEFNAELQSLGPILSSHSQAEPYLTHLAQWILGVGNEQ